Proteins found in one Sphingomonas sp. SORGH_AS_0879 genomic segment:
- a CDS encoding class 1 fructose-bisphosphatase has protein sequence MITPRQTTLTRFLIEQQRRSPETCPPELRLLIETVARACKAVNQAISKGALGDVLGSLGSENVQGEVQKKLDVIANDLLLDANEWGGHLAAMASEEMETIHRIPNRYPRGEYLLLFDPIDGSSNVDVDLSVGTIFSVLRAPEDCAGREVTEADFLQPGRAQVAAGYAIYGPQTLLVLTVGEGVYEFTLDRELGSWRLTDGPMRIPAGTREFAINMARRRQWSPGIARYIEERILGTEGPCGEDYNMRWTASMVADIHRILKRGGVFLYPGDHRQPGKAKLRLLYEANPMSFLIEQAGGASIDGAIRIMDVEAIGLHQRVGVVLGDADQVALVAEYGRMG, from the coding sequence ATGATCACCCCGCGCCAGACGACCTTGACGCGTTTCCTGATCGAGCAGCAACGCCGATCGCCGGAAACCTGCCCGCCCGAACTCCGCCTGCTGATCGAGACGGTCGCGCGGGCGTGCAAGGCGGTGAACCAGGCGATTTCCAAGGGCGCGCTGGGCGATGTGCTGGGCAGTCTGGGCAGCGAGAATGTGCAGGGCGAGGTCCAGAAGAAGCTGGATGTGATCGCCAACGACCTGCTGCTCGACGCCAATGAATGGGGCGGACACTTGGCGGCGATGGCGTCGGAGGAGATGGAGACGATCCACCGCATCCCCAACCGCTATCCCAGGGGCGAATATCTGTTGCTGTTCGATCCCATCGACGGGTCGAGCAATGTCGATGTCGACCTGTCGGTCGGCACGATCTTCTCGGTGCTTCGCGCGCCGGAGGATTGCGCGGGCCGCGAGGTGACCGAGGCGGACTTCCTCCAGCCCGGTCGGGCGCAAGTCGCGGCGGGCTATGCGATCTATGGGCCGCAGACCTTGCTGGTACTGACCGTCGGCGAGGGGGTGTATGAATTCACCCTCGACCGCGAACTGGGATCGTGGCGGCTGACCGACGGGCCGATGCGCATCCCGGCGGGGACGCGCGAATTCGCGATCAACATGGCCCGCCGCCGCCAATGGTCGCCCGGCATCGCGCGCTATATCGAAGAGCGGATTCTGGGGACCGAGGGTCCGTGCGGCGAGGATTACAATATGCGCTGGACCGCCTCGATGGTGGCGGACATCCACCGTATCCTGAAGCGGGGCGGCGTGTTCCTCTACCCCGGCGACCACCGCCAGCCGGGCAAGGCCAAGTTGCGGCTGTTGTACGAAGCGAACCCGATGAGCTTCCTGATCGAACAGGCGGGCGGCGCGTCGATCGATGGCGCGATCCGGATCATGGACGTGGAGGCGATCGGCCTGCACCAGCGGGTCGGCGTGGTGTTGGGCGATGCGGACCAGGTGGCGCTGGTCGCGGAATATGGGCGGATGGGGTGA
- the epsC gene encoding serine O-acetyltransferase EpsC has translation MTTSKLTAAPRNGEDAATGIDGIVSALRLARHGWRQRQDAGRDVERFPSRAGVEDVVALVAAALYPRRLGHFRGMPVEEDRFVTAKLLAALTALEREVGAELAYWQKDADTAFPPEQAALIARLFGATLPHVREMIDSDVEAAFLADPAARSVDEILLCYPGAVASLHHRIAHELNGLGAPIVARMISELANERTGIDIHPAATIGRHFFIDHGTGVVIGETAIVGERVRVYQHVTLGARSALGTAPRSPRDRFARHPIVEDDVIIYAGATVLGRVTIGARSVIGGNVWLLSDVAPDSVLVQPEARALQRAEGRALRQELEGMA, from the coding sequence ATGACGACCAGCAAGCTGACCGCCGCCCCCCGCAACGGGGAAGATGCCGCCACCGGGATCGACGGTATCGTCTCCGCGCTGCGCCTCGCCCGCCATGGCTGGCGTCAGCGGCAGGATGCGGGACGTGATGTCGAGCGTTTCCCCTCGCGCGCCGGGGTGGAGGATGTCGTCGCGCTGGTCGCCGCCGCGCTCTATCCGCGCCGTCTGGGCCATTTCCGGGGAATGCCCGTCGAGGAGGACCGCTTCGTCACCGCCAAGCTGCTCGCCGCGCTGACCGCGCTGGAGCGGGAGGTCGGGGCCGAACTCGCTTACTGGCAGAAGGATGCTGATACGGCCTTCCCGCCCGAACAGGCGGCGCTGATCGCCCGGCTGTTCGGCGCGACCCTGCCGCATGTGCGCGAGATGATCGACAGCGATGTCGAGGCGGCGTTCCTGGCCGATCCGGCGGCGCGCAGCGTCGATGAGATATTGCTCTGCTATCCGGGGGCCGTCGCCAGCCTGCATCACCGGATCGCGCATGAGCTGAACGGGCTGGGGGCGCCGATCGTCGCGCGGATGATCTCCGAACTCGCCAATGAGCGGACCGGGATCGACATCCACCCGGCCGCGACCATCGGGCGGCATTTCTTCATCGACCATGGCACCGGCGTCGTCATCGGCGAGACCGCGATCGTGGGTGAGCGGGTGCGCGTCTATCAGCATGTGACGCTGGGCGCGCGCTCCGCGCTGGGCACCGCGCCGCGTTCGCCGCGCGACCGCTTCGCCCGGCATCCGATCGTCGAGGACGACGTCATCATCTATGCTGGCGCGACGGTGCTGGGTCGGGTTACGATCGGCGCGCGCTCGGTGATCGGGGGCAATGTCTGGCTGCTGAGCGACGTCGCGCCGGATAGCGTCCTCGTCCAGCCCGAGGCGCGGGCCTTGCAGCGGGCGGAGGGGCGCGCGCTGCGACAGGAGCTGGAGGGTATGGCATGA
- a CDS encoding gamma-glutamyl-gamma-aminobutyrate hydrolase family protein, producing the protein MTRTRKPIVGLMCGNEVAGRSIQAVATRFIEPVVRLCGASVVMVPAVREAVDPAAMADMLDGLLLTGGRSHVEPAQYDDRGRLARHLCDPERDSVALSLAGRMIERGKPVYGICRGMQEINVLFGGTLTCLGGLPRHHRGSWDEDYEALFGHHHPVDLAAGGVLAGRSGHRRLEVNSVHQQGVDRLGYGLVVEARDSEDGLIEAFRAPGCGADVLAVQWHPEWDGAQCSVAHSFFTLLGESMQGRA; encoded by the coding sequence ATGACGCGAACACGCAAGCCCATCGTCGGACTGATGTGCGGGAACGAGGTCGCCGGTCGCTCCATCCAGGCGGTGGCCACCCGCTTCATCGAGCCGGTGGTGCGGCTGTGCGGGGCGAGCGTGGTGATGGTCCCCGCCGTGCGCGAGGCGGTCGATCCGGCGGCGATGGCGGACATGCTCGACGGCCTGTTGCTGACCGGCGGGCGATCGCATGTCGAGCCCGCGCAATATGACGATCGCGGCCGTCTCGCCCGCCATCTCTGCGACCCGGAGCGGGACAGCGTCGCATTGTCGCTGGCCGGCCGGATGATCGAGCGGGGCAAGCCGGTCTATGGCATCTGCCGGGGGATGCAGGAGATCAACGTGTTGTTCGGCGGCACCTTGACCTGTCTGGGCGGGTTGCCGCGCCACCATCGCGGATCGTGGGACGAGGATTACGAGGCGCTGTTCGGCCATCATCATCCCGTCGATCTGGCGGCGGGTGGCGTGCTGGCGGGGCGCAGCGGGCATCGGCGGCTGGAGGTCAATTCGGTGCACCAGCAGGGCGTCGACCGGCTGGGCTATGGCCTGGTGGTCGAGGCGCGCGACAGCGAGGACGGGCTGATCGAGGCGTTTCGCGCGCCCGGCTGCGGCGCGGATGTGCTGGCGGTGCAGTGGCATCCCGAATGGGACGGCGCGCAGTGCAGCGTGGCGCACAGCTTCTTCACCTTGCTGGGCGAATCCATGCAGGGCCGCGCCTGA
- a CDS encoding fumarylacetoacetate hydrolase family protein has translation MKLLRYGEPGRERAGLLDADGRIRALPEALGDLAAERLSPAGLAEIAALDPASLPLVEGEPRLGSCVARPGKFICIGLNYRLHAAESNLPIPAEPVVFGKWSSAVVGPNDDVEIPRGSEKTDWEVELGVVIGTRARYVDRASALDHVAGYCVINDVSERAYQLERGGTWDKGKGCDTFGPTGPWLVTADEVADPQALHLWLEVDGHRYQDGNTSDMIFTVAEIVSYLSQFCTLEPGDIISTGTPKGVGMGQKPQTYLRAGQTVRLGIEGLGEQTQRFVAAA, from the coding sequence ATGAAGCTGCTGCGTTATGGTGAACCGGGACGGGAACGCGCGGGACTTCTGGATGCCGATGGTCGCATTCGCGCGCTGCCCGAGGCACTGGGCGACCTGGCCGCCGAACGGCTGAGCCCCGCCGGTCTCGCCGAGATCGCCGCGCTCGATCCCGCTTCGCTGCCGCTGGTCGAGGGTGAACCGCGCCTGGGCTCGTGCGTGGCACGGCCGGGCAAGTTCATCTGCATCGGTCTCAACTATCGCCTTCATGCCGCCGAGAGCAATCTGCCGATCCCGGCCGAGCCGGTGGTGTTCGGCAAATGGTCCAGCGCGGTCGTCGGCCCGAACGACGATGTGGAAATCCCGCGCGGCTCGGAAAAGACCGATTGGGAAGTCGAACTGGGCGTCGTGATCGGCACCCGCGCGCGCTATGTCGACCGGGCATCGGCGCTGGACCATGTCGCGGGCTATTGCGTCATCAACGATGTCAGCGAGCGCGCCTATCAACTCGAACGCGGCGGCACCTGGGACAAGGGCAAGGGCTGCGACACCTTCGGCCCGACCGGCCCGTGGCTGGTGACGGCGGACGAGGTCGCCGATCCGCAGGCGCTTCATCTTTGGCTGGAGGTCGACGGCCATCGCTATCAGGACGGCAACACCAGCGACATGATCTTCACGGTCGCGGAGATCGTTTCCTATCTCAGCCAGTTCTGCACGCTGGAGCCGGGCGATATCATCTCGACCGGCACGCCCAAGGGCGTCGGCATGGGCCAGAAGCCGCAAACCTATCTGCGCGCGGGCCAGACGGTGCGGCTCGGCATCGAGGGCTTGGGCGAACAGACTCAGCGCTTCGTCGCGGCGGCCTGA